Proteins co-encoded in one Phycodurus eques isolate BA_2022a chromosome 14, UOR_Pequ_1.1, whole genome shotgun sequence genomic window:
- the fsip1 gene encoding fibrous sheath-interacting protein 1 produces the protein MEMSIAGLESISASREYSETTQRGQYDINATDEEKQDPKLQRAIEEMRRLDELLSVCMCREKEAKRQRKQCQAKLWKELMESLPEDHSERRHEAMNARLFWALESPIGPPERKDFVSLFKTQIGDNDLDRRLQQMLESEERAEDSSEASESVCEESDEASHGDASMGKKRPKNFVKRNIELVRGKCGQVLLTQAEEERLAELLRDIDEEEEERARGADNEEDMWAVPVSTSQGYTPETSDLERLIAIDSKLRLFQPVVELLSPQGTYTFLNEDRASDIGPRHDGDPQPGEKVLQEIKERRMQEMQLLEIQRQLDLLVQDQEMTSEPESLSEEQLLCLLDGCELTESEQEA, from the exons ATGGAAATGAGCATTGCTGGTTTAGAAAGCATTTCTGCATCAAGAGAATATTCTGAGACCACACAAAGAG GTCAATATGATATTAATGCAACTGATGAAGAGAAGCAAGACCCAAAGCTGCAGAGGGCAATTGAGGAAATGAGGAGGCTTGATGAACTTCTGTCTGTATGCATGTGCAGAGAAAAAGAAGCCAAGCGTCAAAGGAAACAATGCCAAGCTAAACTCTGGAAAGAgctaatg GAGAGTTTACCTGAAGACCACTCGGAAAGGAGGCATGAGGCCATGAATGCAAGGCTGTTTTGGGCTTTGGAATCACCGATTG gccccccagagaggaaggattTTGTGTCACTTTTTAAAACTCAGATAGGTGACAATGATCTGGATAGAAGACTGCAACAAATGTTAGAGA GTGAAGAGCGAGCGGAGGACTCAAGCGAAGCATCCGAGTCGGTGTGCGAGGAGTCGGACGAAGCGAGCCACGGTGACGCCTCCATGGGCAAGAAGAGACCGAAGAACTTTGTCAAGAGAAATATTGAG CTTGTCAGGGGCAAATGCGGCCAAGTGCTGTTGACACAGGCAGAGGAAGAGCGTCTGGCCGAGCTCCTGCGAGACATagatgaagaggaagaggagcgtgCCAGAGGCGCAGACAACGAG GAGGACATGTGGGCTGTGCCGGTGTCGACAAGCCAGGGTTACACCCCAGAAACGTCCGACTTGGAGCGGCTGATTGCCATTGACTCCAAACTTCGCCTTTTCCAGCCGGTTGTAGAACTCCTGTCACCGCAAGGCAcctatacatttttaaatgag GACCGTGCCTCGGACATTGGCCCGAGGCATGATGGGGACCCTCAGCCAGGAGAGAAGGTCCTGCAGGAGATCaaggagaggaggatgcaggagatgcaGCTCCTGGAGATCCAACGGCAGCTGGACCTTCTGGTGCAGGACCAGGAGATGACA